One window from the genome of Musa acuminata AAA Group cultivar baxijiao chromosome BXJ1-4, Cavendish_Baxijiao_AAA, whole genome shotgun sequence encodes:
- the LOC135655476 gene encoding SUMO-conjugating enzyme SCE1, protein MSGGIARGRLAEERKSWRKNHPHGFVAKPETLPDGSVNLMIWHCTIPGKQGTDWEGGYFPLTLHFSEDYPSKPPKCKFPQGFFHPNVYPSGTVCLSILNEDSGWRPAITVKQILVGIQDLLDQPNPADPAQTDGYHLFIQDPAEYKRRVRQQAKQYPPLV, encoded by the exons ATGTCGGGAGGCATAGCTCGCGGCAGGCTAGCGGAGGAGCGGAAGTCCTGGCGCAAGAATCATCCCCAT GGTTTTGTGGCGAAACCTGAGACGTTGCCCGACGGTTCCGTGAATCTCATGATTTGGCACTGCACCATCCCCGGTAAGCAAGGG ACTGATTGGGAAGGTGGCTACTTCCCCCTTACTCTCCATTTCAGTGAAGACTACCCCAGCAAGCCTCCTAAATGCAAGTTTCCTCAAGGTTTCTTCCATCCAAATGTGTATCCTTCTGGAACTGTATGCCTGTCGATTCTCAATGAGGATAGT GGATGGAGACCAGCCATTACTGTAAAACAAATTCTTGTGGGAATACAGGACTTGCTTGATCAGCCTAATCCCGCTGACCCTGCGCAGACTGATGGTTATCACCTCTTCATCCAG GATCCAGCGGAGTACAAAAGACGTGTTCGACAGCAGGCTAAACAGTACCCACCGCTGGTGTAG
- the LOC103976360 gene encoding scarecrow-like protein 8: protein MASGFPGRELGLGAGGRGGTLLKRTLADMEIQHQQQQMQMQLQLQHQHQHQQSLFLRSVKQRTLAAPSIATLSPAVVGAFPCNSFSAATQSSVSTSSTVTSAGFAFPRRPELLAGSVPEVRSSGSLRDQLKELERRLLLDDEEEEASASGSAVTHAAWSEAIQSLMSTPQPPVATTTAGHLSPSPTSSSSSTISSSASCSPPSSMPSPPPPPTGTSRQMLLDTATAIGEGNLHAATANLAVIKAAANPRGDAEQRLTAMMYATLFSRLNNLQTGSSHAVAELRSPEHFAATQMLYDLSPCFKLAFIAANHAILEATKDEPNIHILDFEVGHGSQYAAFLHALTQRLRHRPTIRVTAVVDPSSPFTNINSGGLRVVGERIEKLAERVGVGLRFSVVSRRPEELDAVALGCEPGEVLIVNLAFVLSRVADESVSLANPRDEILRRVRALQPRLVTLAEQEINTSTAAFPARFAEACVHYGALLESLEATAAAAVQKGFAERARAEAGLARRAVNAVAREGQERVERCEVLGKWRARMGMAGLKPVPLGPSSVEPVKYRLESAGSNPGFTIKEEVGGVALGFGWRGRVLTVLSAWR from the coding sequence ATGGCGTCTGGGTTCCCCGGGCGAGAGCTCGGCCTTGGCGCGGGCGGAAGAGGAGGAACCCTCTTGAAACGCACGCTGGCGGACATGGAAATACAACATCAGCAGCAGCAGATGCAgatgcagctgcagctgcagcacCAGCACCAGCACCAGCAATCGCTTTTCCTCCGATCGGTGAAGCAAAGAACGCTTGCTGCGCCCTCCATCGCCACGCTTTCCCCGGCCGTCGTCGGGGCTTTCCCCTGCAACTCGTTCTCTGCCGCGACTCAGAGCTCGGTTTCCACCTCGTCGACCGTCACTTCCGCCGGGTTCGCGTTCCCACGGAGACCCGAGTTGCTCGCCGGGTCGGTGCCGGAGGTGAGGTCTTCCGGCTCGTTGCGGGACCAGCTCAAGGAGCTGGAGCGGCGGCTACTGTTggatgacgaggaggaggaggccagCGCTTCGGGTTCTGCCGTCACCCATGCCGCGTGGAGCGAGGCGATCCAGAGTCTCATGTCGACGCCCCAGCCCCCGGTGGCCACGACGACTGCGGGCCACCTCTCGCCATCCCCGACCAGCTCCTCGTcctccaccatctcctcctccgcctcctgctCGCCTCCTTCTTCCATGCCttcccctcctccccctcccacTGGAACCTCGAGGCAGATGCTCCTCGACACCGCCACCGCCATCGGCGAAGGGAATCTGCATGCGGCGACGGCGAATCTCGCGGTGATCAAGGCTGCGGCCAACCCTCGCGGCGACGCCGAGCAGCGTCTCACGGCGATGATGTACGCCACGCTCTTCTCTCGCCTCAACAACCTGCAGACGGGAAGCTCCCACGCGGTGGCCGAGCTCCGCAGCCCGGAGCACTTCGCGGCGACCCAGATGCTCTACGATCTCTCCCCCTGCTTCAAGCTCGCGTTCATCGCTGCCAATCACGCGATCTTGGAGGCCACGAAGGACGAGCCCAACATCCACATACTTGACTTCGAAGTCGGGCACGGCAGTCAATACGCGGCCTTCCTCCACGCCCTCACCCAGCGCCTCCGCCACCGTCCCACCATCAGGGTCACTGCCGTCGTCGACCCCTCCTCCCCGTTCACCAACATCAACAGTGGCGGTCTGAGGGTCGTCGGCGAGCGGATCGAGAAGCTGGCGGAGCGTGTCGGTGTGGGGCTCCGATTCAGCGTCGTCTCCCGGCGGCCGGAGGAGCTAGACGCTGTGGCTCTCGGTTGCGAGCCCGGGGAGGTCCTGATCGTCAACCTAGCCTTCGTCCTCTCCCGCGTGGCGGACGAGAGCGTCTCCCTGGCGAACCCTCGCGACGAGATCCTCCGTCGCGTGCGCGCCCTCCAGCCGCGCCTGGTGACCCTCGCGGAGCAGGAGATCAACACCAGCACGGCGGCCTTCCCTGCCCGGTTCGCGGAGGCATGCGTTCACTACGGGGCGCTGCTGGAGTCGCTGGAGGCGACGGCCGCGGCGGCTGTGCAGAAGGGGTTCGCCGAGCGGGCGCGAGCGGAGGCGGGGCTGGCGCGGCGTGCGGTGAACGCGGTGGCGAGGGAGGGCCAGGAGCGGGTGGAGCGGTGCGAAGTGTTGGGCAAGTGGCGGGCCCGGATGGGCATGGCCGGCCTCAAACCGGTCCCACTCGGACCATCATCGGTCGAACCCGTCAAATACCGGCTCGAGTCGGCCGGTTCCAACCCGGGGTTCACCATCAAGGAGGAGGTCGGCGGGGTGGCCCTCGGCTTCGGTTGGAGGGGGCGCGTGCTCACAGTCCTCTCCGCGTGGCGTTAG